One Bartonella kosoyi DNA segment encodes these proteins:
- a CDS encoding FtsW/RodA/SpoVE family cell cycle protein — protein sequence MITRADRDPIANWWWTIDRSIFAACLILMGIGIMLSFAASPTIAKKIGIADSFYFVRWHIIFSIAAFFTMVTISFFSLPNIRRLCALLLIVTLALMVATLFWGPELKGARRWILLFGFSVQASEFMKPAFVVMSAWLFSEQIRRRGIPGYILATLLYALCCVLLVLQPDIGQTILISATWGGLFFIAGVPLTVIFFFLIFGVVGIILAYLFLPHVRDRINGFLTGEGDTFQVDVGREAILNGGWFGQGPGEGTVKRIIPDSHTDFVFSVAAEEYGIILCLFIMVLFGFIVMRSLYIAMNTRDSFIRLGITGIAMMIGFQSAINMAVNLHLIPPKGMTLPFISYGGSSMVAIAFSMGILLSLTRRWPEARLSAFPSSVLDTSS from the coding sequence ATGATTACGCGTGCAGATAGAGACCCAATTGCGAATTGGTGGTGGACAATTGATCGCTCTATCTTTGCAGCTTGTTTAATTTTAATGGGGATTGGCATTATGCTGTCTTTTGCTGCTAGCCCCACTATTGCAAAAAAAATCGGAATTGCTGATAGTTTTTATTTTGTTCGCTGGCATATCATTTTTAGCATTGCAGCATTTTTTACGATGGTTACCATTTCTTTTTTTTCGCTTCCTAATATTCGTCGTTTATGTGCTCTTTTACTTATTGTAACGCTTGCTCTTATGGTGGCAACCTTATTTTGGGGTCCTGAATTAAAGGGAGCCCGGCGGTGGATTTTGCTCTTTGGTTTTTCTGTACAAGCATCAGAGTTTATGAAACCAGCTTTTGTGGTGATGTCTGCTTGGCTGTTTTCAGAACAGATACGTAGGAGAGGAATTCCGGGTTACATATTAGCAACTCTCCTTTATGCTCTTTGTTGTGTTCTTCTGGTTTTACAGCCTGATATTGGACAAACAATTTTAATAAGTGCAACATGGGGGGGGCTGTTTTTTATTGCTGGTGTGCCTCTTACGGTTATTTTTTTCTTTCTCATTTTTGGCGTTGTAGGAATTATTCTTGCTTATCTTTTTTTGCCTCATGTGCGCGATCGTATCAATGGTTTTTTGACAGGGGAAGGAGATACCTTTCAAGTGGATGTAGGACGTGAGGCTATTTTAAATGGTGGTTGGTTTGGGCAAGGTCCCGGAGAAGGAACAGTAAAACGGATCATTCCTGATAGCCATACAGATTTTGTATTTTCTGTTGCTGCGGAAGAATATGGTATTATTCTTTGTTTGTTTATTATGGTGCTTTTTGGCTTTATCGTTATGCGTTCATTATATATAGCTATGAATACCCGTGATTCCTTCATACGTCTTGGTATTACGGGTATAGCCATGATGATAGGCTTTCAATCAGCAATTAATATGGCTGTTAATCTTCATTTAATCCCTCCCAAAGGCATGACATTGCCGTTTATTTCTTATGGTGGTTCATCAATGGTGGCAATTGCGTTTTCAATGGGAATTTTACTCAGTTTAACACGTCGTTGGCCAGAAGCGCGTCTTTCAGCTTTTCCTTCTTCTGTCTTGGATACCTCTTCATGA
- the mraY gene encoding phospho-N-acetylmuramoyl-pentapeptide-transferase, with the protein MMLFFSSLSDWLPGVNVFRYITFRTIAAMLTSGLIVFLFGPSIIASLKLRQGRGQPIRADGPQTHFKKAGTPTMGGLMILTGIVVSAFLWCNLSNIYFWVSLLVMLSFGAIGFYDDYLKVTKQTDKGFSGKARLSLEFVVAAIAAFIILQIGSTGFALPFLKDYLINLGWFFIPFSAFVIVATGNAVNLTDGLDGLAIVPVMVAALSFALIAYLCGNMNFADYLQIHYVSGTGELAVLLGAVVGAGLGFLWFNAPPAAIFMGDTGSLALGGLLGTVAVATKHEIVLALIGGLFVVEAFSVVIQVGYFKLTRKRVFLMAPIHHHFEKKGWTESQVVIRFWIISIVLALIGLSTLKLR; encoded by the coding sequence ATGATGCTGTTTTTTTCTTCGTTGAGTGATTGGCTTCCAGGTGTGAATGTTTTTCGTTATATTACTTTTCGCACGATAGCAGCGATGCTGACCTCGGGGCTCATTGTTTTTTTGTTTGGACCTAGCATCATTGCTTCTCTTAAATTGCGTCAGGGCAGAGGGCAACCAATTCGTGCCGATGGTCCTCAAACACATTTTAAAAAGGCTGGAACACCTACAATGGGTGGATTGATGATTTTAACCGGTATTGTTGTATCGGCATTTTTATGGTGTAATTTATCGAATATTTATTTTTGGGTATCGCTCTTGGTTATGCTTTCTTTTGGGGCTATTGGATTTTATGATGATTATCTTAAGGTTACAAAACAAACAGACAAAGGATTTTCTGGGAAAGCACGTCTAAGCTTGGAGTTTGTTGTTGCAGCAATTGCTGCTTTTATCATCCTGCAAATTGGCTCAACTGGATTCGCTTTGCCTTTTTTGAAAGATTATCTTATCAATTTGGGCTGGTTTTTTATTCCTTTTTCTGCTTTTGTCATTGTTGCCACGGGGAATGCAGTTAATTTGACCGATGGACTTGATGGGCTTGCGATTGTTCCTGTGATGGTTGCGGCCTTATCTTTTGCTCTGATTGCTTATCTTTGTGGTAATATGAATTTTGCTGATTACCTCCAAATACACTATGTATCGGGAACAGGTGAACTCGCCGTTTTATTGGGTGCTGTTGTAGGGGCAGGGCTTGGCTTTTTATGGTTTAATGCCCCACCTGCTGCTATTTTTATGGGGGATACTGGCTCATTGGCTCTTGGAGGTCTACTGGGGACTGTTGCGGTTGCTACGAAGCATGAAATTGTTTTGGCTCTTATTGGTGGGTTGTTCGTTGTGGAAGCTTTTTCAGTCGTTATTCAGGTTGGTTATTTCAAATTGACAAGAAAACGCGTGTTTCTTATGGCACCAATCCATCATCATTTTGAGAAAAAAGGCTGGACTGAAAGCCAAGTGGTGATACGTTTCTGGATTATTTCAATTGTTCTTGCTCTCATTGGTCTTTCAACACTTAAATTGCGGTGA
- the murD gene encoding UDP-N-acetylmuramoyl-L-alanine--D-glutamate ligase yields MISVACYKGKKVALFGLGKSGLATAQALMRGGAEVVAWDDHPASVQEAFRQNIPTRDLHGENWSEFVALILAPGVPLNYPKPHWVVEKARQANIEIIGDIELFVRARHHFLQRYGFCDEDVPFIAITGTNGKSTTTALLAHLLDKMGYDVQMGGNIGQAILTLKPFVKQRIYVIECSSFQIDLTPSLQPTIGLLLNLTPDHIDRHGSFAGYVQTKRHLVAQASQAFISVDDAVCKMLYQQLLHEGHQIGAISKDHFVKNGFYAEGTKLFSVRQGQRHMLADLASVTALRGGHNAQNALMSLATLQALKITDPSINEHLASYKGLPHRMQQVRKMGTVLFINDSKATNADATAPALCAFNDIFWIVGGQAKKGGIEPLREFFPKIRKAYLIGSAAEEFARMIGSSFPFSMSLTLENAVREATIDAMHCKAKEVVVLLSPACASYDQFKNYEVRGETFISLVMQLQ; encoded by the coding sequence TTGATTTCTGTTGCGTGTTATAAGGGGAAAAAAGTTGCTCTTTTTGGATTAGGGAAGTCTGGATTAGCAACGGCACAAGCGTTGATGCGTGGCGGTGCAGAAGTGGTAGCATGGGATGATCATCCTGCGAGTGTGCAAGAAGCTTTTCGGCAAAATATTCCAACAAGAGATCTTCACGGTGAAAATTGGTCGGAATTTGTAGCATTGATTCTCGCACCTGGCGTTCCTTTAAATTATCCTAAACCCCATTGGGTTGTTGAAAAAGCACGTCAAGCAAATATAGAAATTATCGGTGATATTGAATTATTTGTTCGTGCGCGCCATCATTTTTTACAGCGTTATGGTTTTTGTGATGAGGATGTTCCTTTCATTGCGATTACGGGGACGAATGGAAAGTCGACAACAACGGCTTTGCTTGCGCATTTGTTGGACAAAATGGGTTATGATGTGCAAATGGGGGGAAATATTGGACAGGCGATATTAACGCTTAAGCCCTTTGTTAAACAACGTATCTATGTCATTGAATGTTCATCGTTTCAAATTGATCTTACGCCCTCTCTTCAGCCAACCATTGGGCTTTTATTAAATTTGACACCTGATCATATTGATCGTCATGGGAGTTTTGCTGGTTATGTGCAAACCAAAAGACATCTAGTTGCTCAGGCTTCTCAGGCTTTTATTTCCGTTGATGATGCAGTTTGTAAGATGTTGTATCAACAATTGCTTCACGAGGGGCATCAAATTGGGGCCATTTCCAAGGATCATTTTGTTAAAAATGGTTTTTATGCAGAGGGGACCAAGCTTTTTTCTGTCCGTCAAGGACAGCGACATATGCTTGCAGATCTTGCTTCTGTGACTGCTTTGCGCGGAGGTCATAATGCGCAAAATGCTCTTATGTCTTTGGCAACGTTGCAGGCTTTAAAAATAACCGATCCCTCTATAAATGAGCATTTAGCAAGCTATAAAGGACTGCCTCATCGTATGCAGCAAGTCCGTAAAATGGGGACAGTTTTGTTTATCAATGATAGCAAGGCAACGAATGCAGATGCAACAGCGCCAGCACTTTGCGCTTTTAATGATATTTTTTGGATTGTTGGGGGGCAGGCAAAAAAGGGAGGAATTGAGCCTCTTAGAGAATTTTTTCCTAAAATTCGTAAAGCCTATTTGATTGGGAGTGCAGCAGAAGAATTTGCGCGGATGATTGGATCTTCTTTTCCCTTTTCTATGAGCTTAACTTTAGAAAATGCGGTGCGTGAAGCCACCATTGACGCAATGCATTGCAAGGCAAAGGAGGTGGTGGTTCTTTTGTCACCTGCTTGTGCAAGTTATGACCAATTTAAAAATTATGAGGTGCGGGGAGAAACGTTTATCTCTTTGGTGATGCAATTACAATAA
- the murG gene encoding undecaprenyldiphospho-muramoylpentapeptide beta-N-acetylglucosaminyltransferase: protein MNDKKVIVLVAGGTGGHLFPAEALTVELRRRGYDVHLITDERARSFVRRFDEEHTHIVSSATFTRRHPFALIKTFWSLLKGMGQSLALFYKLRPVLVGGFGGYPSFPPLFIAVLMRRVTFIHEQNAVMGRANRVLAIFVRAIAGGLLSPKGAYAHKTLLTGNPVREAVLKAAEIPYHSAVGEEPFNFLIFGGSQGASFFSHIVPEAVALLDDQNRKRLRIVQQVRGDAAGLIKIYRDMGVQAEVAPFFDDMAERMAHAHFILSRAGASSVCEIAVIGRPALLVPYPHALDHDQSANAALLARVGGAQIILEKDLNAQKLAALLTQACCAPHLLKKQALAAKKVGQPRATCCLADMAEALIAGRLLSDIKEELFDENAT, encoded by the coding sequence ATGAATGATAAAAAAGTTATTGTTTTAGTGGCGGGGGGTACAGGTGGACATCTTTTTCCTGCTGAAGCACTTACTGTTGAATTAAGGCGACGTGGATATGATGTTCATTTAATAACAGATGAAAGAGCGCGATCTTTTGTACGGCGCTTTGATGAAGAGCATACACATATCGTTTCATCGGCAACATTTACACGGCGCCATCCTTTTGCTTTGATAAAAACGTTTTGGTCTTTGCTCAAGGGTATGGGGCAATCGTTGGCGTTATTTTATAAATTACGTCCTGTTCTTGTTGGTGGTTTTGGGGGATATCCGAGTTTTCCTCCTCTTTTTATTGCGGTCTTAATGCGGCGTGTAACATTTATTCATGAGCAAAATGCTGTTATGGGGCGTGCCAATCGGGTATTGGCAATTTTTGTGCGTGCCATCGCTGGTGGTTTGTTGTCGCCAAAAGGTGCTTATGCTCATAAAACGCTTTTAACCGGAAATCCTGTGCGTGAGGCTGTGTTGAAGGCGGCTGAAATTCCTTATCATTCTGCTGTGGGGGAAGAGCCATTTAATTTTTTGATTTTTGGGGGTAGCCAAGGAGCATCTTTTTTTTCACATATTGTTCCAGAAGCGGTCGCTTTGCTCGATGATCAGAACCGTAAACGCTTACGAATTGTACAGCAAGTTCGTGGTGATGCTGCGGGGTTGATCAAAATCTATCGTGATATGGGTGTACAAGCTGAGGTTGCTCCTTTCTTTGATGATATGGCTGAACGGATGGCACATGCCCATTTTATTTTGTCGCGTGCTGGTGCTTCATCGGTTTGTGAGATAGCGGTGATTGGTAGACCTGCTTTGCTTGTTCCTTATCCTCATGCTTTGGATCATGATCAGTCTGCCAATGCTGCCCTTCTTGCACGTGTGGGTGGTGCGCAAATTATATTAGAAAAAGATTTAAATGCGCAAAAACTTGCGGCTCTTCTAACGCAAGCTTGTTGTGCACCCCATTTATTGAAAAAACAAGCGCTTGCTGCAAAAAAAGTTGGGCAACCTCGTGCAACGTGTTGCCTTGCTGATATGGCTGAAGCCTTAATTGCAGGGCGATTGTTGTCAGATATAAAAGAGGAGCTTTTTGATGAAAATGCCACTTGA